One window of the Bacteroidales bacterium genome contains the following:
- a CDS encoding amylo-alpha-1,6-glucosidase, whose amino-acid sequence MKYLLFDKNELVNLEYSLNREILSTNRAGGFFSTTIVLCNTRKYHGLMVLPLEQFDREPHVLLSCVDDTIIQRGQSFNLGIHRYPGIYEPRGHKYIIDFDYEPTPTLTYRVGGVILKKELLFVHNEEQFIIRYTLVDAHSPTKIRIKPFLAFRNAHSLSKANMGADTKYKEIPNGIRCRLYAGFPYLHMQINKKSDYVPSPDWYYNIEYLEELKRGYEGHEDLFVPGYFEVTIKKGESIIFSASTSEVVPSSLTKKFNTELSKRPPKNSFENCLKNAAEQFTVQQEKSTHIIAGYPWFGRWGRDTFISLPGLTLGIDDPKSCKAVLDSMSSEMKNGLFPNVGRAKAAAFNSVDAPLWFFWSLQKYSEYTGKTSEIWKDYGKKMKAILLGYKNGLPFNIKMHDNGLIWLGDKGFALTWMDAIVDGKPVTPRTGYAVDINALWYNAIMFTIELAIANKDNKFVKEWLPIAELSKKSFCEVFWNEQKNYLADYVDEGGQNLFVRPNQVFAASLPYSPITEEMKRAVIKVIERELLTPKGLRTLAPKNPAYKGRYEGNHVNRDLAYHQGTAWPWLLGHFMEAYFKIDEKSALPLAKKLVESMKEEISHYGICSIAEVYDGDPPQRPNGAISQAWSVAEIIRIIRMIEKYSK is encoded by the coding sequence ATGAAGTATTTATTATTCGATAAAAACGAATTAGTAAATCTTGAATATTCACTAAATCGTGAAATTCTTAGTACAAATCGTGCTGGGGGATTTTTTAGTACAACCATTGTGCTATGTAATACTCGAAAGTATCATGGTTTAATGGTTCTCCCATTAGAACAATTCGACAGAGAACCACATGTTCTCCTCTCATGTGTTGATGATACGATAATTCAAAGAGGACAATCCTTTAATTTAGGTATTCATCGTTACCCAGGAATATACGAACCAAGAGGGCATAAATACATAATCGATTTCGATTATGAACCAACCCCCACGCTTACTTATAGGGTTGGTGGCGTAATACTTAAAAAGGAACTTCTTTTTGTTCACAACGAAGAACAGTTTATTATTCGTTACACACTTGTTGATGCTCATAGTCCCACTAAAATAAGGATTAAACCTTTCCTTGCTTTTAGAAATGCCCATAGTCTAAGCAAGGCAAACATGGGGGCTGATACAAAATACAAGGAGATTCCAAACGGAATCCGATGCCGATTATATGCAGGATTTCCGTACCTTCATATGCAGATAAACAAAAAAAGCGATTATGTCCCTTCCCCTGATTGGTATTATAATATTGAATACCTAGAAGAGTTAAAGAGAGGATATGAAGGTCATGAAGATCTCTTTGTTCCCGGCTATTTTGAAGTGACCATAAAGAAGGGCGAGAGCATTATCTTCTCTGCGTCTACATCAGAAGTAGTTCCTAGTTCGCTCACTAAAAAATTCAACACCGAACTATCAAAAAGACCACCCAAAAATAGCTTCGAGAACTGTTTGAAGAATGCAGCAGAGCAGTTTACCGTTCAACAAGAAAAAAGTACTCATATTATTGCTGGTTATCCTTGGTTTGGACGTTGGGGACGCGATACTTTCATATCACTTCCTGGATTAACTCTTGGTATAGATGATCCAAAATCGTGTAAAGCAGTACTCGATTCTATGTCATCAGAAATGAAGAATGGACTATTTCCCAATGTTGGAAGAGCAAAAGCGGCAGCTTTTAATTCAGTTGATGCACCATTATGGTTTTTTTGGTCGCTGCAGAAGTATTCAGAATACACTGGTAAAACAAGCGAAATTTGGAAGGACTATGGGAAGAAAATGAAGGCCATCCTTTTAGGCTATAAAAATGGACTTCCCTTTAATATTAAGATGCATGATAATGGGCTAATTTGGCTTGGAGATAAAGGTTTTGCCCTAACATGGATGGATGCAATTGTAGATGGGAAACCGGTAACTCCACGCACAGGCTATGCAGTTGATATTAATGCTCTTTGGTATAATGCAATTATGTTTACTATTGAACTTGCAATCGCCAATAAGGATAACAAATTTGTTAAGGAATGGTTGCCTATTGCTGAACTATCGAAAAAATCATTCTGCGAAGTGTTTTGGAATGAACAAAAGAACTATTTGGCAGATTATGTAGATGAGGGAGGTCAAAACCTATTTGTTAGACCAAATCAAGTCTTTGCTGCATCACTCCCATATAGCCCAATCACCGAAGAAATGAAACGGGCTGTTATAAAAGTTATTGAACGTGAGCTTTTAACGCCGAAAGGTTTACGTACTCTAGCACCCAAAAATCCCGCTTACAAAGGTAGGTATGAAGGAAATCATGTAAATAGGGATTTGGCATACCATCAAGGAACTGCATGGCCATGGCTACTCGGTCATTTCATGGAAGCATATTTCAAAATAGATGAAAAATCGGCATTACCATTAGCCAAGAAACTTGTAGAATCCATGAAAGAGGAAATTTCCCATTACGGAATATGCTCCATAGCAGAGGTTTACGATGGTGATCCTCCACAACGTCCTAACGGTGCGATATCGCAAGCATGGAGCGTTGCTGAGATTATTAGAATTATAAGAATGATAGAAAAGTATAGCAAATAA
- a CDS encoding glycosyltransferase family 4 protein: MKVLMFGWEFPPHITGGLGTACFGLTRGLAKKNVEVIFVVPKAFGDEDKSSIRLVAAEDIDVSHTNIEMEEFWKKVQYLEISSNIVPYIDPEEFQKLLEQSEREKTLTKESTTTRKFRFSGKYSINLMEEVTRYALIASNLALLKNFDVIHAHDWLTYPAGIVAKMVSGKPLIVHVHATEFDRSGENVNQNVYEIERRGMEVADKVITVSNLTRNIVITRYGIPEEKVVTIHNAVDFIADYNIVNSNKVLPEKIVTFLGRVTFQKGPDYFVEAANKVLKKNDNVRFVMAGSGDMLNRMIRRVAELGISHKFHFTGFLKGPDVNRMFQMSDVYVMPSVSEPFGISPLEAMRSNVPVIISKQSGVSEILKYALKIDFWDIDAMADSIYGLLNYKALSDFFIKYGQEEVNNLKWENAAEGVKEVYDSIL; encoded by the coding sequence ATGAAAGTTTTGATGTTTGGGTGGGAGTTTCCACCACATATTACGGGTGGATTAGGTACGGCCTGCTTCGGACTAACACGAGGTTTGGCAAAGAAGAATGTTGAAGTGATTTTTGTTGTACCAAAAGCATTCGGAGATGAGGATAAATCATCCATCCGTTTAGTTGCTGCTGAAGATATTGATGTTAGCCATACAAATATTGAGATGGAGGAGTTTTGGAAAAAGGTTCAATACCTCGAAATAAGCTCTAACATTGTTCCTTATATTGATCCAGAGGAATTCCAAAAACTTTTGGAGCAATCTGAACGTGAAAAAACGCTAACTAAAGAATCTACAACAACCAGAAAATTCAGGTTCTCAGGAAAATATAGTATTAACCTCATGGAAGAGGTAACACGATATGCGCTAATAGCCTCTAATCTTGCTCTATTAAAAAATTTTGATGTCATTCACGCTCACGACTGGCTAACTTACCCTGCTGGAATTGTAGCAAAAATGGTCTCGGGTAAGCCGCTCATAGTGCATGTTCATGCCACTGAATTCGACAGAAGTGGAGAAAATGTGAACCAAAACGTTTATGAGATTGAACGACGTGGAATGGAGGTAGCTGACAAAGTTATCACTGTTAGTAACCTCACTCGAAACATCGTAATTACTAGGTATGGGATCCCAGAAGAAAAAGTTGTTACCATTCATAATGCTGTAGATTTCATTGCTGATTATAACATCGTTAATAGTAACAAAGTGCTGCCAGAAAAAATTGTTACTTTTTTAGGTAGGGTAACATTCCAAAAAGGACCCGACTATTTTGTTGAAGCTGCAAATAAAGTTCTCAAGAAAAATGATAATGTACGTTTCGTTATGGCTGGTAGCGGCGATATGCTTAATCGCATGATTCGACGTGTGGCTGAACTTGGAATATCTCACAAATTCCATTTTACTGGATTTCTCAAGGGTCCAGATGTAAACAGGATGTTTCAAATGAGTGATGTTTACGTAATGCCATCAGTATCTGAGCCATTTGGGATTAGTCCTCTTGAAGCAATGAGATCGAACGTACCTGTTATAATTTCAAAACAATCAGGGGTTTCTGAAATCCTCAAGTATGCTTTAAAAATCGATTTCTGGGATATCGATGCCATGGCCGATAGTATTTATGGCCTTCTCAACTATAAAGCCTTATCCGATTTCTTTATTAAGTACGGTCAAGAAGAGGTAAATAACCTAAAATGGGAAAATGCCGCCGAAGGGGTTAAAGAAGTCTACGATTCTATTTTATAA
- a CDS encoding polysaccharide deacetylase family protein, translating to MKTICFYFQVHQPFRLRRYRFFDIGEDHNYFDDFSNRSIMKKVAEKCYLPTNNLMLDLINEFGSRFKISYSISGTALDQFEMYAPEILKSFQRLAETGCVEFLAETYSHSLSSLKNRNEFEKQVSAQSKRIEELFGQKPKSFRNTELIYSDEIGSIVADMGYKAMLTEGAKHILGWKSSNYLYTNAINPKLKLLLKNFRLSDDIAFRFSNQGWSEWPLTAEKYVSWLKNIEPREEIVNLFMDYETFGEHQWAETGIFDFMRSLPRMVFSQSNFEFLTPTEAAEKHQPVSALHVPHPISWADEERDLTAWLGNDLQDEAFNNLYSLAKKINLINDENIHRDWKYLQTSDHFYYMCTKWFSDGDVHKYFNPYDTPYEAFINFMNILSDFTLRIDNKIKELAPISNVKPEEIDSMLKILLDRVEELKKLQQKNLNKDKVVNKQVEKKVSSGKSKNVTVSKTKKIKEIAKAKSVSTKKETVSNKKTKTTSPKKK from the coding sequence ATGAAGACAATCTGTTTCTACTTTCAGGTTCATCAACCATTTAGACTCCGCAGATATCGCTTCTTCGATATTGGGGAAGATCATAACTATTTCGACGATTTTTCAAATCGTTCAATTATGAAAAAGGTTGCAGAAAAATGCTATCTGCCTACAAACAATCTAATGCTCGATCTAATTAATGAATTTGGATCGCGATTTAAAATTTCTTACTCTATTTCAGGTACAGCATTAGATCAGTTCGAAATGTATGCACCAGAAATTCTAAAAAGTTTCCAAAGATTGGCAGAAACAGGTTGTGTTGAGTTTCTGGCAGAGACATACTCACACTCGCTATCTTCACTTAAAAATCGCAACGAGTTTGAAAAACAGGTTTCAGCTCAAAGTAAAAGGATTGAGGAGCTGTTCGGACAAAAACCAAAATCATTCCGAAACACTGAGCTTATCTACTCCGATGAGATTGGTTCCATTGTAGCAGATATGGGTTACAAAGCTATGCTCACCGAAGGGGCAAAACATATACTTGGCTGGAAAAGTTCAAACTATTTATATACAAATGCAATTAACCCTAAATTAAAACTTCTACTTAAAAACTTTAGATTAAGTGATGATATTGCTTTCCGATTCTCAAACCAAGGTTGGAGTGAATGGCCATTAACCGCCGAGAAATATGTTTCGTGGCTAAAAAACATTGAGCCTCGTGAAGAGATTGTAAACCTTTTCATGGATTATGAAACCTTTGGGGAACACCAATGGGCAGAAACAGGTATTTTCGATTTTATGCGCTCTCTGCCACGTATGGTGTTTAGTCAGAGTAACTTTGAGTTTTTAACTCCAACGGAGGCAGCCGAAAAGCATCAACCCGTTTCAGCACTTCATGTTCCCCATCCCATCTCATGGGCTGATGAAGAGAGAGATTTAACAGCATGGCTTGGAAACGATCTTCAGGATGAAGCATTCAACAACCTATATTCCCTTGCTAAAAAAATAAATCTAATAAACGATGAAAATATTCATCGTGATTGGAAATACCTCCAAACCAGCGATCATTTCTATTACATGTGCACCAAGTGGTTTAGCGATGGTGATGTTCATAAGTATTTCAACCCTTACGATACACCCTACGAAGCGTTCATCAATTTTATGAATATACTAAGTGATTTTACTCTCAGGATTGACAATAAAATTAAGGAGCTAGCCCCAATTTCGAATGTTAAACCTGAAGAGATCGATAGTATGCTTAAAATTCTTTTAGATAGGGTAGAAGAATTAAAAAAATTGCAACAAAAAAATCTCAATAAAGATAAGGTAGTGAACAAACAGGTTGAAAAAAAGGTTAGTTCAGGGAAGAGTAAAAATGTAACTGTTTCTAAAACCAAGAAAATTAAAGAGATTGCAAAAGCAAAATCTGTTAGTACTAAAAAAGAAACTGTTAGCAATAAAAAAACGAAAACTACAAGTCCAAAGAAAAAGTAA